The nucleotide sequence AATTCAACTATATACGCAGCATAAGCAGTCTTAAAAATATCCTCGCGCAAACTTCGAAATGATTGAATGAGTTCTCCCTGCTGCATGGAGCCCATCCCACTTCCTTTCTGCACGAGGAAACTTCCGTACGTAAAGAGCTGCGTTAGAGAGGCGAGCCGGCTTTTCGGCTTTTTCGCCCCTCTGGCCATAACAGCTATTTTCCCTAAATCTCTCGTAAAGAGGGTTACGACTTTGTTCGTTTCGCCATAATCACTTGTGCGGATGACGATTCCTTCTGTTTTTGTAAACAATCACGTCACCGCCCATACTATTAAGCAAAAAAGGTCTACCTAAGCTAAAGGAGTGTTGATTTCTGCCAGTTCTTCACTTTCGTCTTCAGGCTTTCCATTGTCTCTTTCAATTTCTTTCATCAG is from Bacillus tianshenii and encodes:
- a CDS encoding YqzL family protein produces the protein MLDLTWKIFSETGNIDTYLLMKEIERDNGKPEDESEELAEINTPLA